In Anomaloglossus baeobatrachus isolate aAnoBae1 chromosome 3, aAnoBae1.hap1, whole genome shotgun sequence, one genomic interval encodes:
- the WTAP gene encoding pre-mRNA-splicing regulator WTAP isoform X2, giving the protein MRLATKEQEMQECTNQIQHLKQVQQPSVAQLRTTMVDPAINLFFLKMKGELEQTKDKLEQAQNELSAWKFTPDSQTGKKLMAKCRMLIQENQELGRQLSQGRIAQLEAELALQKKYSEELKSSQDELNDFIIQLDEEVEGMQSTILVLQQQLKESRQQLSTLQQQSQLSANRTPTEGKEEGETLSKDCSRVANGPSNGGSTHQRSHTSAALYREGSSAEEDFPGSPVNEGKPSNHSEERTGRGGSSYLNQLSTGYESVDSPTGSENSLTHHSNDTDSNHDSQEEKPRSVKGNRTVSSRHIQNGLDSGANVQ; this is encoded by the exons ATGAGATTGGCTACTAAGGAGCAGGAGATGCAGGAATGCACG AACCAAATTCAGCATCTCAAGCAAGTCCAGCAGCCAAGTGTTGCCCAGCTGAGAACTACTATGGTTGACCCGGCCATCAACTTGTTTTTCCTCAAAATGAAAGGCGAACTGGAACAGACTAAAGACAAACTGGAACAAGCCCAAAATGAACTGAGTGCCTGGAAATTTACGCCTGATAG CCAAACAGGCAAAAAACTAATGGCGAAGTGTCGAATGCTTATCCAAGAGAATCAAGAGCTGGGGAGACAGCTGTCCCAGGGTCGTATTGCTCAACTCGAGGCAGAGTTGGCTTTGCAGAAGAAATATAGTGAGGAACTTAAAAGCAGTCAGGATG AGTTAAATGATTTCATCATTCAGCTGGATGAGGAGGTGGAAGGCATGCAAAGTACTATCCTAGTTCTTCAGCAGCAACTTAAAGAATCCCGTCAACAACTCTCTACACTTCAGCAACAATCTCAACTTTCTGCAAACAGGACCCCTACAGAGGGTAAAGAAGAGGGAGAGACCCTAAGCAAGGACTGCAGCCGTGTGGCCAATGGACCAAGCAACGGTGGCTCTACCCATCAGAGAAGCCATACCTCTGCAGCGCTTTATAGGGAGGGTAGTAGTGCAGAAGAAGACTTCCCTGGGTCACCTGTAAATGAGGGAAAGCCGTCCAACCACTCAGAGGAGAGAACTGGTAGGGGTGGGTCAAGCTACTTAAACCAACTTAGTACTGGGTATGAAAGTGTAGACTCACCTACTGGAAGTGAGAACTCTCTCACTCACCACTCTAATGATACAGACTCCAATCACGACTCTCAGGAGGAGAAACCGAGGAGTGTGAAAGGCAACAGAACTGTGAGCTCCCGCCACATTCAGAACGGCTTGGACTCTGGAGCAAATGTACAGTGa